GACCTTCACGCTGGAGGTGGCCAGGCCGCCAATCTCCTTCGCGGCCTTCTGGCTGCGCTCCGCCAGCTTGCGCACCTCCGTGGCCACGACGGAGAAGCCCCGGCCGTGCTCACCCGCGCGCGCGGCCTCCACCGCGGCGTTCAGCGCGAGCAGGTTCGTCTGGTAGGCGATCTCCTCCACGATGGAGATGCGCTCCGCGATGGCGTTCATCGCCTCCACGGTCTCCTTCACCGCGCGGCCGCTTTCCTCCGCGTCCCGGGCGCCCTTGACGGCCGTCTGTTCCATCTCCCGGCTGTTCTCCGAGTTCTGGCGGATGCTCACGTTGAGCTGCTCCAGGCTGGCGGTGGTCTCCTCCACGGAGGCCGCCTGGGAGCTGGTGCCCTGCGACAGGCCCTGCGCGGCGGACGCCACCTGGAGGGACGCGGACGACAGCGAGCCCGCGGCGCCGCGCACCTCGCTGATGACGCCCGACAGCCGCTGGATCATCTCCCGCATGCTGCCCATCATCCGGCCCGTCTCGTCCGTGCCCCGGGTGACGATGTTCGCGGTGAGGTCGCCCGCCGTCACCTGCGCCGTCACCTGCACGGCCTCCGTCAGCGGCTGCACGATGCTGCGGGTGAGGAAGTAGGACAGCAGGGCCGCGAGCACCACGCCCAGGGCGCCCCCCATGATGATCATGTTGTACAGGTCCACCACCATGCCCGCGGTGCGGGCGGTGCGCTCCTGGAGCAGGGCCGTCTCATCCTCGCCCAGCTTGGTGAGCTGCATCCGGATGCGGTCCGCGGTCTGCTTGCCGCGCGCGGACTGCTCCACCGCGACCAGCTGGGCCAGCTCCCCGCGGCCCGCGTTGACTTCGCGGCGCTGGGCGATGAGCGGCTCCAGGTGCTGGGAGATCCACTGCTGCAACAGGTCGCGGATCTCCTGCTGGCGCTCCTGCTGGCGGTGGTCGCTCTGGGTGAGCTGGCGGATACTGTCCAGGCTCTGCGACACGCTCAACCGGGCCAGGTTGTAGGGCTCCAGGAACTTGTCGTCGCCGGTGATGAGGAAGCCGCGCTGCCCCGTCTCCAGGTCGGCCATGTCACCCTCCAGGGTGCGCACGGCGATCAGCACCTTGTGGCTTTCGGTGTCGCCCTCGGCGGTGACGGAGACCTTGACGATGGTCGAGTACACCACCACGACCAGCGCGAGGATGATGGCCACCATCGCGCTGAAGGCGAGCGTCAGCTTCGCCGTGATGCTCAGGTTGTTGAACATGATGACTCCGGAAACAGGGACTGACCGCTACGGCGCCCGGGGGGCGTTCGCGGGAGAAGGGGTGGCAAGGGGGGACGGAGGACTGAGCGCGGCCTCGGAGGCGTGGAGGATGGCCCTGCGCACCAGCGCGGGCGTGTCCAACAGGAGCCCGACCCGGCCGTCGCCCAGGAT
This DNA window, taken from Corallococcus coralloides DSM 2259, encodes the following:
- a CDS encoding methyl-accepting chemotaxis protein, whose translation is MFNNLSITAKLTLAFSAMVAIILALVVVVYSTIVKVSVTAEGDTESHKVLIAVRTLEGDMADLETGQRGFLITGDDKFLEPYNLARLSVSQSLDSIRQLTQSDHRQQERQQEIRDLLQQWISQHLEPLIAQRREVNAGRGELAQLVAVEQSARGKQTADRIRMQLTKLGEDETALLQERTARTAGMVVDLYNMIIMGGALGVVLAALLSYFLTRSIVQPLTEAVQVTAQVTAGDLTANIVTRGTDETGRMMGSMREMIQRLSGVISEVRGAAGSLSSASLQVASAAQGLSQGTSSQAASVEETTASLEQLNVSIRQNSENSREMEQTAVKGARDAEESGRAVKETVEAMNAIAERISIVEEIAYQTNLLALNAAVEAARAGEHGRGFSVVATEVRKLAERSQKAAKEIGGLATSSVKVAERSGQLLTELVPAIRRTSELVQQVANASREQSIGVSQMNRAMTQVDQVTQRNASAAEELSSTAEEMATQAESLLQMMTFFRLMEGFSYNAPSVPRAPAPRQQLSPARGLQQAAQGSLATPTNGALARLQNGAEAPAPHDFQRF